The following nucleotide sequence is from Acidobacteriota bacterium.
GCGTGCTGAAGCGGATGAAGCGCGGCGGGTCGGGGGAGATTTTTCTGAAGCTGATCGAGCGGATTCGGGCGACGATTCCGGGCGTGGCGCTGCGGACGTCGTTCATCGTGGGCTTTCCGGGCGAGACTGAGGCGGAGTTTGAGGAGCTGTGCACGTTCGTGCGCGAGGTCGAGTTTGACTGGATGGGCGTGTTCGCGTACTCCGATGAGGCGATTAATCAGGCGGTGCATCTTGAGGGCAAAGTGCCGCAGGCGGTAATCGAGCAGCGCAAGAAGAAGCTGATGCAGATGCAGCGCGCGATCTCGCGGCGGCGGCGCAAGGCAATGATCGGGCGGACCGTGCCGGTGCTGGTGGAAGGCCCGAGCAGCGAGACCGAGCTGCTGTGGGAAGGCCGGATCGAGGGGCAGGCGCCGGAGATTGACGGCAAGGTACTGATCAACGATTGTGCCGAGGGTACTGAGCTGCGGACCGGGATTTTGGCGCGGGCGGAGATCACCGGAGCGCAGGATTACGATCTACTCGCACGGCTCGTACAATAAGAGCCATGCGCTGCCCGATATGCCACAAACCGGTGGCGGAAGATGACCCGGAATTCCCCTTCTGCAGCCAGCGCTGCCGGACGATTGATTTGGGCAACTGGGCGAGTGGCGTCTACCGCGTGCCGGTAAAACCGGACGAACCTGACTCTCCGCCCGACGAGAAACAATAGTTCGTAGATTACCCAGTTGAGAGGCGGCGGGAGTGTGGCATAGATTGTCTATGTCATGCGTCCTGATGAGATTCCGCCGGGAACGCTGGTGCTGCTGATTCTGGTCACGCTCGAACGGCAGGCGCCACTGCACGGGTTTGAGATTGCCGAAGCCATTGAGCGGCGGTCGGAGGACGTGCTGCGAGTGGAAGAGGGGTCGCTGTATCCGGCGCTGCAGCGGATGCTGGTGAAAGGCTGGATCGTGGGCGAGTGGGGCCAGACGAGCGAGAACCGGCGCGCCCGCTATTACCGGCTGACGCCTGCCGGGCGGAAGCAATTGACGGCGGAGCGGGCGCAGTTTGCGCGGGTAATGGGCGCGGTGGGAAAGGTGCTGCAGCCGGTATGAGCTGGCCTGGCGAATGCGCGCGGCGGGTGTGGATGCTGGTGGGTCAGCGGCGCTGGCGGCGCGAGCTCAGCGAGGAGATGCGGCTGCACCGGGAGCTGCGGGGCGGTGGCGCACGACGCTTCGGCAATGAGCTGCGGCTGCTGGAGCGCAGCCAGGCGCAGTGGGGCTGGACGTGGCTGGAGACCTGGGCGCAGGACATCCGCCACGGCCTGCGGCTGCTGCGGCGCACGCCGCTGATCACGGCGCTGGCGCTGGTATCGCTGGGGCTGGGGATCGGCGCCACGACGGCGCTATTCACGCTGACCGATGCGGTGCTGCTGCGGCCGCTGCCAGTGAGTCATCCGGAACGGCTGGTCTGGCTGCAGACAAGATTTGGCTTCAGCCCGCGGATGTTTAGCCGCCTTCAGGAGCAGAACGGACTTTTCGCCGGCGTTGCTGCCGCTGACGATGTAATGCTGCCGACTGCGGGCGGGGGGCGTGCGTCGAATCTCTTGGTCAGCGGCAGTTATTTCGGCACACTCGGCTTGCACGCCGAACGCGGGCGTCTGCTCGCTGCCAGCGACGATTATGAAGGCTGCCCAGCGATAGCCGATATCAGCGACGCGTTCTGGCGCAGTCATTATCAAGCTTCCCTCACGGCGCTGGGCTCGGCCATCGAACTTGGCGCGCAATGGTTTGATGTTGTCGGGGTCACGCCACCCGGATTTTCGGGCACGATAGCGGGCCGGGGATTCGACCTCGCCCTGCCGTTGTGCGACGAGAGCATCGTGCTCGGGCCCAACAATTATGGCGAGGCCTGGGGCGACTCGACCAACCTCAATGTGTACGCCCGCCTGCTGCCTGGTGAAAACGCAAGACAAGCGCAGGCCCGGCTGAACGCCGTCGAGCAACAACTGATCGCAGCCATGCCTGCGGACACACTCGTGGCGCAACGAAAGTCTTTCCGCGTACGGTTGGAGTCCGCTTCGCAGCGGCCGTCGGCCCTACGCATAAATCTGGGTGCGCCAATTGTGGCTTTACTCGGAATTGCCGGGCTGGTCTGGCTGCTGGCTTGCGCGAATCTCACGGCACTGATGCTGGCACGTGCGTCGGCACGGCAACCGGAAATCGCCATGCGCCTTGCGCTTGGCGCGTCGCGGGCGCGGCTGGTGCGGCAGCTAATCACCGAAAGTATTCTGCTTACTCTCGGTGGCCTGGCGCTCGCGTGGCCGCTCGCGGTCTGGGCGTGCCGTGCCGCCGTAGCGTTCTGGTCGATGCACGGCACTGCACCGGCCCTGGATCTCAGGACCGATTTCCGGGTGCTGCTCTTCCTCACCGGTCTGACGGTGGCAACGGCGCTGCTGATGGGCTTGTGGCCGTCGCTGCGGGCGAGCGACGCGCAGCTCAGCTCGAGCGCGCGGCAGAACCGCCCGCGTGCGGCGCTGGGGTGGCGGATGATCGCCGGGCAGCTCGCACTGGCGCTGGTGCTGCTTGCCGCGGCAGGGTTGTTCGCACGCTCGCTGGCGGAGCTTACTGGGCCCAGCAAGGGCTTTGACGCTCGTCATGTCTTGCTGGTTGAATACCCAGTGGTACGTGGCGCCAGCAGGGCCGAGATTACGCGGCTGGTTGCCGTGCGGCAAACGGCTATGGAGCGCATTAAGGTCCTTCCGGGCGTCGAGGACATCGCCGCCGCCCGCACGATTCCGGCCGGATGGGAGTCCACGCTGACGGCAACCGTTTGGCCCAAGGCCGATGGCGGTCACTGGCGGGCCGCGCTCTTCAATGCCGTATCGCCTGGTTACTTCGCCACGCTGCGCACACCGGTATTGCAGGGGCGGACGTTCGAGCCCAGCGACATCGATCAGCCGGTGGTGATCATCGACTCTGCCCTCGCCAGGATGTTGTTTCCCGGCCACAACCCCATTGGCGAAACTTTCGAGGCCTACACTGGCCCCAAGGGCCGGCGCACGGTGCGAGTCGTCGGCCTGGTCGCTGATACCCACAACTGGCAGTTGCAGCGGGCCGCACCGCCGACCGCCTACATTCCGATCACCGGCGTGTTCTGGCCGGCTTCGACGCTCTTTGTGCGCACGCCGCTTTCGGCCGCTGCGTTGGGCGAGGAGGTCCGGCACGCGCTCGGCAGCAGCGCCGCATTCACCGTCCAGCCGTTTACCGCGCTGATGGACCAGGGCATCAAGCCGCAGCGCATGCTGACGTGGCTGGCGGCGTTGTTTGGCGGCTTAGGGGTGGTGCTGGCCGGGCTGGGGCTGTACGGCGTGACGGCCTACAATGCCCTGCGGCGGAGGCGGGAGTTTGGCATTCGTGTGGCCTTGGGCGCAGGCGAGGGCACGATTGCTCGGCAGGTGCTGCGGGAGGCGGGCGTGGCGCTGGCGGCGGGGCTGGTCATCGGCGGAGGCGTGGCGTTCACGCTGGCGCGCGTGCTGCGGGCAGAGCTGGGCAGGGTGCTGTACGGCGTGAAGGCGCAGGATGCGGCGGCGTGGGCGGGCGCGGTTGCGCTGCTGTGCGCGGTTGCCTTGCTGGCGGCGTGGTGGCCGGCGCGGCGCGCGGCGCGAGCCGATGCGATGGCGGCGCTGCGGGAGGAATAGGCATGGGCGAATTGTGGCGGCGGGTGCGGATGCTGTTGGGGCGGCGGCGCTGGCGGCGGGAGCTGGCCCAGGAGATGCGGCTGCACCGGGAGCTGCGGGGCAGCGGCAGCGTGCGGCGCTTCGGCAATGAGCTGCGGCTGCTGGAGCGGAGCCAGGCGCAGTGGGGCTGGACGTGGCTGGAGACCTGGGCGCAGGATATCCGGCACGGGCTGCGCCTGCTGCGGCGCACGCCGCTGATCACGGCGCTGGCGCTGGTATCGCTGGGGCTGGGGATCGGCGCCACGACGGCGCTATTCACGCTGACCGATGCGATACTACTGCGGCCGCTGCCGGTGAGCCATCCCGAGCAGTTGGCGCAAGTCTATACACAGGCGCCGCGGATGAAGCGGCCGTCGCCTTCGTTCACCAACCCGATGTGGGAGCAGGTGCGCGATCACGAGGATGTGTTCTCGGGCGCGTTCGCGTGGAGCGCGAATCAGTTTGTGCTCACGACGGGCGGGCCACGGGAGACGGTGTGGGGCGTTTGGGCGAGCGGAGGGTATTTCTCGACGTTGGGCGTACACGCCGAGATGGGGCGGGTGTTTGGGCCGCAGGATGACTACCCGAGCTGCCCGAACATTGCCGACATCAGCGACGCCTTCTGGCGGAGCCGTTTCGGCGGATCGGCCAAAGCACTGGGGGCAACGCTGCGGCTCGACGGCCATCTGTACACCGTCGTAGGTGTGATGCAGGCGGGATTTCCAGGCACGGACGTGGGCACGCAGGTGAACGTTGTGGTGCCGCTGTGCGACGAACGGCAGATGTTGAACGTCCGCGACGCCTGGTGGCTGATGGTGATGGGGCGGCTGAGGCCGGGAATGAGCCTGAAGGCGGCCGGAGTGCGGCTGGCGGCGACAGCGCCGGCGTGGCTGGCGGCGACCGTGCCGGGCGACTGGACGGCGGCGGAGCAAGCGGGCTACCGCGCGCGGCGGATGGGCCTGGCGTCGGGCGCGCGCGGCATGTCGAGGATAGGGCGTCGTTACGGTTCGGCGCTGGAGATCCTGCTTGCCATTGCCGGACTAATTCTGCTGGTCGCCTGCGCCAATCTGGCGGCGCTGATGCTGGCGCGGGCGGCGGCACGGCGGCAGGAAATTGCCGTGCGGCAAGCGCTGGGAGCGGGGCGCGCGCGGCTGATCCGTCAGCTTATGACGGAAAGCGCGCTGCTCGCCGCGGGCGGCCTGGCGCTGGGCGTGGCCTTTGCGAAGTGGGCGTGCCGCGCGGCGGAGACGTTGCTCAAGGCGCAGCTCAACCTGGCGCCGGATGGCCGCATGCTCGCCTGCGCGATCGGAGCCACGGTGCTGACGGGGTTGCTGGTGGGCCTGGCGCCGGCGCTCAGCACCAGCCGCGCCCAGGCGCCTTCGCGGGCGGCGGGACGGCGCGCTGCGGTGGCGGCGGTGGCGATTGCGGTGGTGTTGCTGGCGGGAGCGGGACTGTTTTTGCGCAGCTTTGCCAAGCTGGGCAACATCGGACTCGGGTTTGATCCGGCGCATGTGACGTTGCTGGAGGTCGACAATCAAAACGCGCTCCGGATCAGCAACGCCGCCGTGGCAGCGCGCGCACAGGCGTTAGCGGCTCTGCGGGCGCTGCCGGGCGTGAGCAGTGCGAGCGGGTCGTTTATCATTCCGGGCCAGGGAATGGAGTGGGATACGCCGGTGCACAGCCGCACAGGAGCAATTCCGGATGCGCTGCTGAATGGCGTCTCGCCCGGCTATTTCGCCACGCTGCGCACGCCGCTGCTCGCGGGGCGCGACTTCAAGGCACAGGACCGGCGGGGCACGGCCACGGTCGCGATCGTGAATGAGGCGGCGGCACGGATGCTATTCCCCAACGGCCGGGTACTGGGGCAGGAGATCATGCAAGGCGAAGGCAAGGACATTCAGCGGGCGCAGGTGGTGGGGGTGGTGGCTGACGCCAAATATTTAACCGTGCAAGAGACGGCGCCGGCGCAGGTGTATTTTGCGCTGGCGCAGTTGAAGGAGGGTTTTCCGACCACCAGCTTTGAGCTGCGCTCGTCACTGCCGGGAGCAGTGCTGGGGGCGGAGGTGAAGCTGGCAATGGCAGCCGCGGATCCAGCGGCGAGCTACGCGGTGCTGAGCTACAACCGGCTGCTGGTGGGCATCCTGCTGCCGCAGCGGCTGCTGGCGTGGCTGTCGGCCCTGTTTGGCGGCCTCGCGCTGCTGCTGACGGCGATCGGGCTATACGGCATCATGGCGTACAATGCGGAGCGGCGGAGGCGGGAGTTCGGCATCCGGCTGGCGCTGGGCGCCGAGCCGCGCTCGGTGCTGCGGCTGGCGCTGGGCGATGCAGCCTGGGTGGTGGGCATTGGGGTTTCCCTCGGCGTGCCGCTGGCGTGGGCAAGCGCGCGGGCGGCGCAGGCGGAGCTGAGCAAGCTGCTGTACGGCTTGCGGCCGACGGATGCAGCCACGCTCGGAGCCGCGGTTGCGGTGCTGGTGGCCGCGGCACTGGTGGCGGCGTGGCTGC
It contains:
- a CDS encoding FtsX-like permease family protein, translated to MSWPGECARRVWMLVGQRRWRRELSEEMRLHRELRGGGARRFGNELRLLERSQAQWGWTWLETWAQDIRHGLRLLRRTPLITALALVSLGLGIGATTALFTLTDAVLLRPLPVSHPERLVWLQTRFGFSPRMFSRLQEQNGLFAGVAAADDVMLPTAGGGRASNLLVSGSYFGTLGLHAERGRLLAASDDYEGCPAIADISDAFWRSHYQASLTALGSAIELGAQWFDVVGVTPPGFSGTIAGRGFDLALPLCDESIVLGPNNYGEAWGDSTNLNVYARLLPGENARQAQARLNAVEQQLIAAMPADTLVAQRKSFRVRLESASQRPSALRINLGAPIVALLGIAGLVWLLACANLTALMLARASARQPEIAMRLALGASRARLVRQLITESILLTLGGLALAWPLAVWACRAAVAFWSMHGTAPALDLRTDFRVLLFLTGLTVATALLMGLWPSLRASDAQLSSSARQNRPRAALGWRMIAGQLALALVLLAAAGLFARSLAELTGPSKGFDARHVLLVEYPVVRGASRAEITRLVAVRQTAMERIKVLPGVEDIAAARTIPAGWESTLTATVWPKADGGHWRAALFNAVSPGYFATLRTPVLQGRTFEPSDIDQPVVIIDSALARMLFPGHNPIGETFEAYTGPKGRRTVRVVGLVADTHNWQLQRAAPPTAYIPITGVFWPASTLFVRTPLSAAALGEEVRHALGSSAAFTVQPFTALMDQGIKPQRMLTWLAALFGGLGVVLAGLGLYGVTAYNALRRRREFGIRVALGAGEGTIARQVLREAGVALAAGLVIGGGVAFTLARVLRAELGRVLYGVKAQDAAAWAGAVALLCAVALLAAWWPARRAARADAMAALREE
- the yacG gene encoding DNA gyrase inhibitor YacG, with the translated sequence MRCPICHKPVAEDDPEFPFCSQRCRTIDLGNWASGVYRVPVKPDEPDSPPDEKQ
- a CDS encoding FtsX-like permease family protein is translated as MGELWRRVRMLLGRRRWRRELAQEMRLHRELRGSGSVRRFGNELRLLERSQAQWGWTWLETWAQDIRHGLRLLRRTPLITALALVSLGLGIGATTALFTLTDAILLRPLPVSHPEQLAQVYTQAPRMKRPSPSFTNPMWEQVRDHEDVFSGAFAWSANQFVLTTGGPRETVWGVWASGGYFSTLGVHAEMGRVFGPQDDYPSCPNIADISDAFWRSRFGGSAKALGATLRLDGHLYTVVGVMQAGFPGTDVGTQVNVVVPLCDERQMLNVRDAWWLMVMGRLRPGMSLKAAGVRLAATAPAWLAATVPGDWTAAEQAGYRARRMGLASGARGMSRIGRRYGSALEILLAIAGLILLVACANLAALMLARAAARRQEIAVRQALGAGRARLIRQLMTESALLAAGGLALGVAFAKWACRAAETLLKAQLNLAPDGRMLACAIGATVLTGLLVGLAPALSTSRAQAPSRAAGRRAAVAAVAIAVVLLAGAGLFLRSFAKLGNIGLGFDPAHVTLLEVDNQNALRISNAAVAARAQALAALRALPGVSSASGSFIIPGQGMEWDTPVHSRTGAIPDALLNGVSPGYFATLRTPLLAGRDFKAQDRRGTATVAIVNEAAARMLFPNGRVLGQEIMQGEGKDIQRAQVVGVVADAKYLTVQETAPAQVYFALAQLKEGFPTTSFELRSSLPGAVLGAEVKLAMAAADPAASYAVLSYNRLLVGILLPQRLLAWLSALFGGLALLLTAIGLYGIMAYNAERRRREFGIRLALGAEPRSVLRLALGDAAWVVGIGVSLGVPLAWASARAAQAELSKLLYGLRPTDAATLGAAVAVLVAAALVAAWLPARRAARTDPMSTLRDE
- a CDS encoding PadR family transcriptional regulator; the protein is MRPDEIPPGTLVLLILVTLERQAPLHGFEIAEAIERRSEDVLRVEEGSLYPALQRMLVKGWIVGEWGQTSENRRARYYRLTPAGRKQLTAERAQFARVMGAVGKVLQPV